From Streptomyces asiaticus, one genomic window encodes:
- a CDS encoding gas vesicle protein GvpG produces the protein MGLFTGLATLPLAPVRGVVWIAERIHDEAHRQLYDPEVIKQRLEEVAEARESGELTEEEAAREEDELVRRLMSQGPPDGGLEV, from the coding sequence ATGGGACTGTTCACCGGCCTGGCCACGCTGCCGCTGGCCCCGGTGCGAGGTGTCGTCTGGATCGCCGAGCGGATCCATGACGAGGCCCATCGGCAGCTGTACGACCCCGAGGTGATCAAGCAGCGGCTGGAGGAGGTCGCGGAGGCCCGGGAGAGCGGGGAGCTCACCGAGGAGGAGGCGGCCCGGGAGGAGGACGAGCTGGTCCGCAGGCTGATGTCCCAGGGGCCGCCCGACGGGGGCCTGGAGGTGTGA
- a CDS encoding GvpL/GvpF family gas vesicle protein, producing MAEDGRACYVYGVVTDDRPDESVKDLPAVGDPEAPVTLVRQGGQAAVVSEVPVDKPLGTPEDLRTHARVLDHLAAQGSPVLPFRFGTVVRDTAAVADELLAEGHDDFARGLDRLRGRTQLTVRARYDEDAVLREVVTEQPEARRLRDELRGLPEDAGYEQRLELGQLVMDSIAAKRSVDALELDRRLAPYALGSVSEEPASPEGLINASFLVEDAKREAFEEAAEELAAHWHGRVRMRLLGPLAPYDFVADATLEGDATLEGKEGDE from the coding sequence ATGGCCGAGGACGGACGTGCCTGCTATGTCTACGGGGTCGTCACGGACGACCGGCCCGATGAGTCGGTCAAGGATCTGCCCGCCGTCGGGGACCCGGAGGCCCCGGTGACCCTGGTCCGCCAGGGCGGCCAGGCCGCGGTGGTCAGCGAGGTGCCCGTCGACAAGCCGCTGGGCACCCCCGAGGATCTGCGCACCCACGCCAGGGTGCTGGACCACCTGGCCGCGCAGGGTTCACCGGTGCTGCCGTTCCGCTTCGGCACCGTGGTGCGCGACACCGCGGCGGTGGCGGACGAGCTGCTGGCCGAGGGGCACGACGACTTCGCCCGCGGCCTCGACCGGCTCCGCGGCCGTACGCAGCTCACCGTGCGGGCCCGCTATGACGAGGACGCGGTGCTGCGCGAGGTGGTGACCGAACAGCCGGAGGCCAGACGGCTCCGCGACGAGCTGCGGGGGCTGCCCGAGGACGCGGGCTACGAGCAGCGGCTCGAACTCGGCCAGCTCGTCATGGACAGCATCGCCGCGAAGCGGAGCGTGGACGCGCTGGAGCTCGACCGGCGGCTGGCGCCGTACGCGCTGGGCTCGGTGTCGGAGGAGCCGGCGTCCCCCGAGGGGCTGATCAACGCCTCGTTCCTGGTGGAGGACGCGAAACGGGAGGCGTTCGAGGAGGCGGCCGAGGAGCTCGCCGCGCACTGGCACGGCCGGGTCCGGATGCGTCTGCTCGGCCCGCTGGCGCCGTACGACTTCGTGGCCGACGCGACGCTCGAAGGGGACGCGACGCTCGAAGGGAAGGAAGGCGACGAGTAG
- the gvpJ gene encoding gas vesicle protein GvpJ: protein MTVARQQQSQYLDRASSSALVDVVDLILDKGLVIDVYVRVSLVGIEILTIDARIVVASVDTYLRFAEATNRLDLARSGTETHGLPGLMDEIQESGGKKKTKGALEGVKESVSDLLRDDDDEDREPEAEERERPRRTRGSPSHRERER, encoded by the coding sequence GTGACCGTAGCACGGCAGCAGCAGAGCCAGTATCTGGACCGGGCGAGTTCCAGCGCCCTGGTCGACGTGGTCGACCTCATCCTGGACAAGGGCCTGGTCATCGACGTGTATGTGCGGGTGTCCCTGGTGGGCATCGAGATCCTGACCATCGACGCCCGTATCGTCGTCGCCAGCGTGGACACGTACCTGCGGTTCGCGGAGGCGACCAACCGACTCGACCTCGCCCGCAGCGGCACCGAAACCCATGGTCTGCCCGGCCTCATGGACGAGATCCAGGAGAGCGGCGGCAAGAAGAAGACCAAGGGCGCGCTGGAAGGCGTCAAGGAGTCGGTCTCGGATCTGCTGCGGGACGATGACGACGAGGACCGGGAACCCGAGGCCGAGGAGCGCGAGCGGCCCCGGCGCACCAGGGGTTCCCCCAGCCACAGGGAGCGCGAGCGGTGA
- a CDS encoding SRPBCC family protein, giving the protein MAEETKGRTGGRALARELPTDRLLKEAQGLLAALGERALASVTHLGNPGPGALKGGLEQVKEKVVDTAKEQMKDQVKGKVKDQVKEKVVDTAKNIIPGLGGGGDGDGGKGGKKLKVTNIVEQMDVGAPLSLTYNLWTEWENFPSYMKKVEDVRNEDGDEDGGGTESEWKAQVFWSHRKWRAEVVEQVPDKRIIWTSRADKGHVDGTITFHELAPDLTRILFVLEYYPQGFMERTGNLWRAQGRRVRLEMKHFRRHLMREVLLEPDEVVGWRGVVRDGEIVEDDERGREREEEPEEEPEEGEEPEGEYEDEEPEGYEDEEPREAYEEEYEDEEPARRRARR; this is encoded by the coding sequence ATGGCTGAGGAAACCAAGGGGCGGACCGGCGGGCGCGCGCTCGCCCGGGAACTGCCCACCGACCGCCTGCTGAAGGAGGCGCAGGGCCTGCTGGCGGCGCTGGGCGAACGGGCCCTGGCGTCGGTCACCCACCTGGGCAACCCCGGGCCGGGCGCGCTGAAGGGCGGTCTGGAGCAGGTCAAGGAGAAGGTCGTCGACACGGCCAAGGAGCAGATGAAGGACCAGGTCAAGGGGAAGGTCAAGGACCAGGTCAAGGAGAAGGTCGTCGACACGGCCAAGAACATCATCCCGGGCCTCGGCGGCGGCGGTGACGGCGATGGGGGCAAGGGCGGCAAGAAGCTCAAGGTCACCAACATCGTGGAGCAGATGGACGTCGGCGCGCCCCTCTCCCTCACCTACAACCTCTGGACGGAGTGGGAGAACTTCCCCTCGTACATGAAGAAGGTCGAGGACGTCCGGAACGAGGACGGGGACGAGGACGGGGGCGGGACGGAATCCGAGTGGAAGGCCCAGGTCTTCTGGTCGCACCGCAAGTGGCGGGCCGAGGTCGTCGAGCAGGTGCCGGACAAGCGCATCATCTGGACGTCGCGGGCCGACAAGGGGCATGTGGACGGCACGATCACCTTCCACGAGCTGGCCCCCGACCTCACCCGCATCCTGTTCGTCCTGGAGTACTACCCGCAGGGCTTCATGGAGCGCACCGGCAACCTCTGGCGCGCCCAGGGCCGCCGGGTGCGCCTGGAGATGAAGCACTTCCGCCGCCACCTCATGCGCGAGGTGCTGCTCGAACCCGACGAGGTCGTGGGCTGGCGCGGCGTGGTGCGCGACGGCGAGATCGTGGAGGACGACGAGCGAGGGCGGGAGCGCGAGGAGGAGCCCGAGGAGGAGCCCGAGGAGGGCGAGGAGCCGGAGGGCGAGTACGAGGACGAGGAGCCCGAGGGGTACGAGGACGAAGAGCCCCGGGAGGCATACGAGGAGGAGTACGAGGACGAGGAGCCCGCACGGCGCCGCGCGCGCCGCTGA
- a CDS encoding glutathione-independent formaldehyde dehydrogenase, with amino-acid sequence MKAVVYEKPYSVAVRDVDDPRIEHPNDVIVRVTSSAICGSDLHMYEGRTAAEPGIVFGHENLGVIEETGSGVVSLSKGDRVVMPFNVACGFCKNCLAGDTGFCLTVNPGFAGGAYGYVAMGPYKGGQADRLRVPFADFNCLKLPQGDELETDFILLADIFPTGYHGCELAQVSPGESVAVYGAGPVGLMAAYSALLRGAATVFVVDRVPERLEKAREIGAVPIDFSKGDPVPQIMDRTGGEGTDKGIDAVGYQAQAHDASHEEPASVLNSLVDTVRPTGRLGVPGLYVPSDPGGPDEHAKRGQLLVSIGRMFEKGQRMGTGQCNVKRYNRQLRDLIIAGRARPSFVVSHELPLDQAPQAYEKFDKRVEGYTKVVLHPALAA; translated from the coding sequence GTGAAAGCCGTCGTCTACGAAAAGCCCTACTCGGTGGCGGTGAGGGACGTCGACGATCCTCGGATCGAGCATCCGAACGATGTGATCGTGCGCGTCACCTCCAGCGCGATCTGCGGCTCCGATCTGCATATGTACGAGGGCCGGACGGCGGCCGAGCCCGGCATCGTCTTCGGGCACGAGAACCTCGGCGTGATCGAGGAGACCGGTTCCGGCGTCGTCTCGCTGTCCAAGGGCGACCGCGTGGTCATGCCGTTCAACGTGGCCTGCGGATTCTGCAAGAACTGCCTCGCGGGCGACACCGGCTTCTGCCTCACCGTCAACCCCGGTTTCGCGGGCGGCGCCTACGGCTATGTGGCGATGGGCCCGTACAAGGGCGGCCAGGCCGATCGGCTGCGGGTGCCCTTCGCCGACTTCAACTGCCTGAAGCTGCCCCAGGGCGATGAGCTCGAGACCGACTTCATCCTGCTCGCCGACATCTTCCCGACCGGCTACCACGGCTGTGAGCTGGCCCAGGTCTCCCCGGGCGAGAGCGTGGCCGTCTACGGCGCGGGCCCGGTGGGGCTGATGGCCGCCTACTCCGCGCTGCTGCGCGGGGCCGCCACGGTGTTCGTGGTGGACCGGGTCCCCGAGCGGCTGGAGAAGGCCAGGGAGATCGGCGCCGTCCCCATCGACTTCAGCAAGGGCGACCCGGTGCCGCAGATCATGGACCGCACCGGCGGCGAGGGCACCGACAAGGGCATCGACGCGGTGGGCTACCAGGCCCAGGCGCACGACGCCAGTCATGAGGAGCCCGCGTCGGTGCTCAACTCGCTGGTCGACACGGTGCGGCCGACCGGACGGCTCGGCGTGCCGGGGCTGTACGTCCCCTCCGACCCCGGCGGCCCCGATGAGCACGCCAAACGCGGCCAGCTGCTGGTCTCCATCGGCCGGATGTTCGAGAAGGGCCAGCGCATGGGCACGGGCCAGTGCAACGTCAAGCGCTACAACCGCCAACTGCGCGACCTGATCATCGCCGGGCGCGCCCGGCCCAGCTTCGTGGTCTCCCATGAACTGCCGCTGGACCAGGCCCCGCAGGCGTACGAGAAGTTCGACAAGCGGGTCGAGGGCTACACCAAAGTGGTGCTGCATCCGGCGCTCGCCGCCTGA
- the glpK gene encoding glycerol kinase GlpK, with product MPEFIGAVDQGTTSTRFMIFNHDGDEVARYQLEHRQILPRAGWVEHDPVEIYERTNSVMQNALRAGGLSPSDLAAIGITNQRETTVIWDPRNGRPYYNAIVWQDTRTDAIAAALERNGKGEVIRRKAGLPPATYFSGGKIKWILDHVEGVREAAEAGHALFGNTDAWVLWNLTGGPGAGIHATDVTNASRTMLMDLETLDWDDELLEIFGIPRAMLPTISPSSHPEAYGQARTSRPLRTATPITGVLGDQQAATVGQVCFAPGEAKNTYGTGNFLLLNTGTELIRSTSGLLTTVAYQFGDSAPVYALEGSIAVTGSAVQWLRDQMKMIDDAPGSERLARTVEDNGGVYFVPAFSGLFAPYWRSDARGAIVGLTRFNTNGHIARATLEAICYQSRDVVEAMERDADIHMDVLRVDGGVTDNDLCMQIQADVLGVPVSRPVIAETTALGAAYAAGLATGFWRDTDELRSHWSESRRWEPQWDERTRKEGYTGWKKAVQRTLDWVTVE from the coding sequence ATGCCGGAATTCATCGGTGCGGTGGACCAGGGAACCACCAGCACCCGCTTCATGATCTTCAACCACGACGGTGACGAGGTGGCGCGGTACCAGCTGGAGCACCGCCAGATCCTGCCGCGCGCGGGGTGGGTCGAGCACGACCCGGTGGAGATCTACGAGCGCACCAACTCGGTGATGCAGAACGCCCTCCGCGCGGGCGGGCTCTCCCCCTCCGACCTGGCCGCGATCGGCATCACCAATCAGCGTGAGACCACGGTGATCTGGGATCCGCGCAACGGCCGCCCGTACTACAACGCCATCGTCTGGCAGGACACCCGCACCGACGCCATCGCGGCCGCGCTGGAACGGAACGGCAAGGGCGAGGTCATCCGCCGCAAGGCGGGGCTGCCGCCCGCCACCTACTTCTCCGGCGGCAAGATCAAGTGGATTCTGGACCATGTCGAGGGCGTCCGCGAGGCCGCGGAAGCCGGCCACGCGCTCTTCGGCAACACCGACGCCTGGGTGCTGTGGAACCTCACCGGCGGACCCGGCGCCGGCATCCACGCCACCGATGTCACCAACGCCAGCCGCACCATGCTGATGGACCTGGAGACGCTGGACTGGGACGACGAGCTGCTGGAGATCTTCGGCATTCCACGGGCGATGCTGCCGACGATCAGCCCCTCCTCCCATCCCGAGGCGTACGGCCAGGCCCGCACCTCCCGCCCGCTGCGCACCGCCACTCCCATCACCGGCGTCCTCGGCGACCAGCAGGCGGCCACGGTCGGCCAGGTCTGCTTCGCCCCCGGCGAGGCCAAGAACACCTATGGCACCGGCAACTTCCTGCTGCTCAACACCGGAACGGAGCTGATCCGCTCGACCAGCGGACTGCTCACCACCGTGGCGTACCAGTTCGGCGACAGCGCTCCGGTCTACGCCCTGGAGGGCTCGATCGCCGTCACCGGCTCGGCCGTCCAGTGGCTGCGCGACCAGATGAAGATGATCGACGACGCCCCGGGCAGCGAACGGCTCGCCCGCACCGTCGAGGACAACGGCGGGGTGTACTTCGTGCCCGCCTTCTCCGGGCTCTTCGCCCCGTACTGGCGCTCCGACGCCCGCGGCGCGATCGTCGGCCTCACCCGCTTCAACACCAACGGTCACATCGCCCGCGCCACCCTGGAGGCCATCTGCTACCAGAGCCGGGACGTGGTCGAGGCCATGGAGCGGGACGCCGACATCCACATGGACGTCCTGCGGGTGGACGGCGGGGTCACCGACAACGATCTGTGCATGCAGATCCAGGCCGATGTGCTGGGCGTACCGGTCAGCCGCCCGGTGATCGCCGAGACCACCGCCCTGGGCGCCGCCTACGCCGCGGGGCTGGCCACGGGGTTCTGGCGGGACACCGACGAGCTGCGCTCCCACTGGAGCGAGTCCAGGCGGTGGGAGCCCCAGTGGGACGAGAGGACCAGGAAGGAGGGGTACACGGGCTGGAAGAAGGCCGTCCAGCGCACCCTGGACTGGGTCACGGTCGAGTAG
- a CDS encoding MIP/aquaporin family protein, with amino-acid sequence MTAPRPQRPRSALVGELCAEFAGTMVLILFGCGVVAQVVAGGALTKPTGALGDHDSISWAWGLGVTFGVYVAARLSGAHINPAVTLSLAAFKGFPWSKVLPYTVAQTLGAFVGALLVRWNYTEALGHADPGHTFKTQFVFSTLPGNGALPVSEWGALRDQIIGTAILVLLIFAVTDVLNSAPKANLGPFVIGLIVVAIGMAWGADAGYAINPARDFGPRLASFITGYRSAWRDQYGDLYFWVPIVGPLIGGPVGAALYKALISRFLPAAEPEVGRTPTPE; translated from the coding sequence ATGACCGCCCCGAGGCCACAGCGTCCGAGGTCGGCACTGGTCGGCGAGCTCTGCGCGGAGTTCGCGGGCACCATGGTGCTGATCCTCTTCGGCTGCGGTGTGGTGGCGCAGGTCGTGGCGGGCGGCGCTCTCACCAAGCCCACGGGCGCGCTCGGCGACCACGACTCCATCTCCTGGGCGTGGGGGCTGGGCGTCACCTTCGGCGTGTATGTGGCGGCGCGGCTCAGCGGGGCCCATATCAACCCGGCGGTCACCCTCTCCCTGGCGGCCTTCAAGGGCTTCCCCTGGAGCAAGGTCCTGCCGTACACCGTGGCCCAGACGCTCGGCGCGTTCGTCGGGGCCCTGCTGGTGCGCTGGAACTACACCGAGGCCCTGGGCCACGCCGACCCGGGCCACACCTTCAAGACCCAGTTCGTCTTCTCCACCCTCCCCGGCAACGGAGCCCTTCCGGTGAGCGAGTGGGGCGCGCTGCGCGACCAGATCATCGGCACCGCGATCCTGGTGCTGCTCATCTTCGCCGTCACCGATGTGCTGAACTCGGCCCCGAAGGCCAATCTGGGGCCCTTCGTCATCGGGCTGATCGTGGTCGCGATCGGCATGGCGTGGGGCGCCGACGCGGGGTACGCCATCAACCCGGCCCGTGACTTCGGCCCCCGGCTGGCCAGCTTCATCACCGGCTATCGCAGCGCCTGGCGGGACCAGTACGGGGATCTGTACTTCTGGGTGCCGATCGTGGGCCCGCTGATCGGCGGGCCCGTCGGCGCCGCCCTCTACAAGGCGCTGATCAGCCGCTTCCTCCCGGCGGCGGAACCGGAGGTGGGCCGCACCCCGACCCCCGAGTAG